A stretch of the Lolium perenne isolate Kyuss_39 chromosome 3, Kyuss_2.0, whole genome shotgun sequence genome encodes the following:
- the LOC127343430 gene encoding uncharacterized protein, with amino-acid sequence MDAGAAAEADAGAPPRKKAAERKRWADEDARSTAAPREDGGKEAALAECAVSCCLFCACLPVALLCCVARAPVRAARRCWRLRSRSRRPARRLAPGGSSSFSDAELGDFVQGRRRAMAGEDEDGRGRSRPGPPPPAPAPPPQQPPPRDRGRS; translated from the coding sequence ATGGACGCCGGTGCCGCGGCTGAGGCGGACGCCGGAGCTCCGCCACGGAAGAAGGCGGCGGAGAGGAAGCGGTGGGCCGACGAGGACGCGCGTTCGACGGCGGCGCCGCGCGAGGACGGCGGGaaggaggcggcgctggcggagTGCGCCGTGTCCTGCTGCCTCTTCTGCGCGTGCCTCCCCGTGGCCCTGCTCTGCTGCGTCGCGCGCGCCCCCGTCCGCGCCGCGCGGCGGTGCTGGCGGCTGAGGAGTAGGAGCCGGCGGCCCGCGCGGCGCCTCGCGCCCGGCGGGTCGTCGTCCTTCTCCGACGCCGAGCTCGGGGACTTCGTGCAGGGGCGGAGGCGGGCAATGGCGGGCGAGGACGAGGACGGCCGGGGCAGGTCGCGGCCTGGccctcctcctccggcgccggCGCCTCCGCCGCAGCAACCACCCCCTCGGGATCGGGGGAGATCATAG